A genomic window from Anthocerotibacter panamensis C109 includes:
- a CDS encoding monooxygenase family protein: protein MAKQKKLNRSTVDLSAYPDLVVVYLGMRVTTWSGRGLLTLIGFGPKVSDSVAQQPDGLLLHEPIIYSLYPPHFGMRQYWQDYPSLEAWARSAPHRQWWEQYIRDTGGTGFWHELYYMKGGMEAVYDGMDKPIGFLSFAPNLSPQGPMFSSRQRLGMAGKSPTAPVPEEELYQGNP, encoded by the coding sequence ATGGCTAAGCAGAAAAAGCTCAACCGCAGCACTGTTGACCTCTCAGCCTATCCCGACTTGGTCGTGGTGTATCTGGGGATGCGGGTTACGACCTGGAGTGGGCGCGGGCTGCTGACGCTGATCGGATTTGGCCCAAAAGTCTCCGACTCCGTGGCGCAGCAACCCGATGGCTTGCTCCTCCATGAGCCCATCATCTACTCGCTCTATCCACCCCACTTTGGGATGCGCCAATACTGGCAGGATTACCCCTCCCTCGAAGCCTGGGCTCGCTCCGCCCCCCACCGCCAATGGTGGGAGCAATACATCCGCGATACCGGAGGCACCGGGTTCTGGCACGAACTCTACTACATGAAGGGCGGGATGGAGGCGGTCTACGACGGCATGGACAAGCCCATCGGCTTCCTGAGCTTCGCTCCCAACCTCTCTCCGCAAGGCCCTATGTTCTCTTCTCGCCAACGCCTAGGGATGGCAGGCAAATCCCCAACCGCCCCCGTCCCGGAAGAGGAACTGTACCAAGGTAATCCTTAG
- a CDS encoding DevA family ABC transporter ATP-binding protein — protein MTSSPVIQVEKLNHYFGQGGLCRQVLFDVTLEIQPGETVIMTGPSGSGKTTLLTLIGGLRSVQQGRLRVLGREMGAAAERELVLIRRNIGYIFQGHNLLEFLTAAQNVQMAGELHPNATWEARVKAEKMLASVGLGDYSDTHPNNLSGGQKQRVAICRALVNKPGLVLADEPTAALDSKTGREIVELMQQLAKNQGCAILMVTHDNRILDIADRIMRMEDGRLVAVTG, from the coding sequence ATGACATCATCGCCAGTTATCCAAGTCGAAAAACTCAACCACTACTTCGGGCAGGGGGGATTATGCCGCCAGGTCCTCTTTGACGTCACCCTAGAGATCCAACCGGGGGAGACCGTCATCATGACCGGCCCTTCCGGGTCCGGTAAGACCACGCTCTTGACCCTGATTGGCGGGCTCAGATCGGTGCAACAGGGGCGCTTGCGGGTCCTGGGCCGAGAGATGGGTGCAGCCGCTGAGCGAGAGTTGGTTCTGATCCGCCGCAACATTGGGTATATCTTTCAAGGGCACAACCTGCTGGAGTTTTTGACAGCCGCCCAAAACGTGCAAATGGCAGGGGAGTTACACCCCAACGCTACCTGGGAAGCACGGGTCAAAGCCGAAAAAATGCTCGCATCCGTCGGGCTGGGCGACTATAGCGACACCCATCCCAACAACCTCTCTGGCGGGCAAAAACAACGCGTTGCTATCTGCCGTGCTCTGGTCAATAAGCCCGGACTGGTTCTAGCCGACGAACCCACAGCGGCTCTAGACAGCAAGACAGGCCGTGAAATCGTCGAGCTGATGCAGCAACTGGCTAAAAATCAGGGGTGCGCCATCCTGATGGTCACCCACGACAACCGCATCCTGGATATCGCCGACCGGATCATGCGTATGGAGGATGGTCGCTTGGTAGCAGTCACCGGCTAG
- a CDS encoding phthiocerol/phthiodiolone dimycocerosyl transferase family protein, whose amino-acid sequence MSVSRRLGRVEEGLELLNRRAKTWNIVTMSRIQGPLTGKILRHALELAQHRHPALNTRIVGTPGRLYFEAGNAHLSLRVVPATEPQQWLEVVHEELNQGLDPQTGLLRAVLVQMAQTTSYLITTVHHAIADARCCLQLHAQLLIYSEQIWSTAPLPAISSLPALPPIEELMPPELRGPDRLLRKARFLLKNGLQMLRYRPQSLGFEQYAPIPQRRCGMVQRSLDPEFTQRIVQRCRQEGATVQGALCAAMMFTVAERIKSGKHMAVRLSCQSYLDLRQQLTLSSEPMAVLASACRGYYTLEPEVSLWELARRVKHDLASGLKHSDLYDNMLLSKELFEFCFTFPRSVPIAVSVSNLGRVTLPEHYGPFTLEAISFAGSNTLYAGMYGTNVTTFQGQMILNFIYSQPSVSAGTMEQLIDHTLAQLAHATQPTELTAIAPP is encoded by the coding sequence ATGTCGGTCAGCAGGCGACTGGGCCGGGTCGAAGAAGGATTAGAACTGCTCAACCGGCGGGCGAAGACCTGGAATATTGTCACCATGAGCCGCATCCAGGGGCCGCTCACCGGCAAGATCCTCAGGCACGCCCTAGAACTAGCGCAACACCGCCATCCCGCTCTCAATACCCGCATCGTCGGGACTCCAGGGCGTCTCTATTTCGAGGCCGGGAACGCCCACTTGTCCCTGCGCGTCGTCCCCGCCACCGAGCCGCAGCAGTGGCTCGAGGTCGTCCACGAAGAATTAAACCAGGGCCTCGATCCCCAAACGGGCTTGCTGCGTGCCGTGCTCGTGCAGATGGCCCAGACGACCTCCTATCTGATTACTACGGTGCATCACGCCATTGCCGATGCCCGCTGCTGCCTCCAACTCCATGCCCAACTGCTGATCTATAGCGAACAGATCTGGAGCACAGCCCCCCTTCCTGCCATCTCCAGCCTGCCCGCACTCCCCCCCATCGAAGAACTCATGCCCCCAGAGCTACGAGGACCGGACAGGCTCCTGCGCAAAGCCCGCTTTCTGCTGAAAAACGGGCTCCAGATGCTCCGGTATCGCCCGCAGAGCTTGGGGTTTGAGCAATACGCGCCCATTCCCCAGCGCCGTTGTGGCATGGTGCAGCGCAGCCTCGACCCCGAGTTCACCCAACGGATCGTCCAGCGCTGTAGACAAGAAGGAGCCACCGTACAAGGAGCCCTGTGTGCAGCCATGATGTTCACTGTCGCCGAGCGCATCAAGTCCGGGAAGCACATGGCGGTGCGCCTCAGTTGTCAGTCCTACCTGGATCTGCGCCAACAGCTCACCTTGAGTAGCGAGCCGATGGCTGTCCTAGCCTCAGCCTGCCGGGGCTACTATACCCTGGAGCCCGAGGTTAGCTTGTGGGAGTTGGCCCGCCGGGTCAAGCACGACCTCGCGTCAGGACTCAAGCACAGCGACCTCTACGACAACATGCTCTTGTCCAAGGAACTGTTTGAATTTTGCTTTACTTTTCCCCGGTCGGTCCCCATCGCTGTATCTGTGTCCAATCTCGGTAGGGTTACCCTGCCTGAACACTACGGTCCTTTTACCCTCGAGGCTATCAGTTTCGCTGGGTCCAATACCTTGTACGCAGGGATGTACGGCACCAATGTCACGACTTTTCAGGGACAGATGATCCTGAATTTTATCTATTCACAGCCCTCTGTTAGTGCAGGCACGATGGAGCAGTTGATCGACCATACCCTTGCCCAATTGGCCCACGCGACGCAACCGACGGAGCTTACAGCTATCGCTCCTCCTTAA
- a CDS encoding TubC N-terminal docking domain-related protein, protein MNVSELLTDLGKQGIQVWINGDKLGVRAPKGRLTADLRDQLAARKTEILAWLQAQEEVPQTLTQAPSLQTIGRLIGGSFDPSEPNARPPVIDPKVMAQKLAITFRPLPKGFHNPEILKVREELQAQLRAFGVQVVPWEEATIDFRFEFTVPVLEWKRSIKTRVVKAAINAVIDVERPASLGRRLGILTSEGFYGMYTRFILRDRKLTVSRIATLSSWAEDHAARYIEDPTNTQVIILTQLDETFSDPTLSYQNKIKIGLNTLIRTFSELVIGVSPTKLSILNMNLSDSVYTRQQMDRFVLNSLIPKVFVPILPLPLSRFKLEEYTPQQSPYALSLVTLGQQMAQTQLLPPGARLSEVIKRRSHRDIVNVIVNGRTGVSYGFVAYAEPPHYVGPQQISAEEWENLQPVQGYNRQEVRQNALGRRYLTAMQDGSKVYRQIPDIWVVSSRSGANKTDLRLDRDVLRLGLTDRLVLQVPEGCDPTQSDIKPSYDIYVMLAITLATALYFPTLAQAGVPIVHFHGYPDFSWFKADEYYVGVDNPSVPCGTYESGVFNFLGIYNLSQQVERNLALVSLIEPDHGTNIVACTPEYLVERLKSGVIERQVELGGRHFASLKDH, encoded by the coding sequence ATGAATGTGTCTGAATTATTAACCGACCTTGGCAAGCAGGGAATACAGGTCTGGATCAACGGGGACAAATTGGGCGTCCGTGCCCCCAAAGGACGGCTGACTGCGGACCTGCGCGACCAACTAGCGGCCCGTAAAACCGAGATCCTGGCCTGGTTACAGGCTCAAGAAGAGGTGCCCCAGACGCTCACTCAGGCTCCTAGCCTCCAGACGATTGGGCGCTTGATCGGTGGTTCTTTTGACCCCAGCGAGCCCAACGCCCGCCCCCCGGTCATCGACCCCAAGGTCATGGCCCAAAAACTCGCTATCACGTTTCGGCCCCTGCCTAAAGGCTTCCACAACCCGGAAATCCTCAAGGTGCGCGAAGAACTCCAAGCCCAACTGCGAGCCTTTGGGGTCCAGGTCGTGCCCTGGGAGGAAGCCACTATCGATTTCCGGTTTGAGTTTACCGTCCCGGTCCTCGAATGGAAGCGCAGTATCAAGACTCGGGTCGTCAAAGCCGCCATCAACGCCGTGATCGATGTCGAACGGCCCGCCTCCTTGGGGCGCAGGTTGGGCATCCTCACCTCCGAGGGCTTCTATGGCATGTATACGCGCTTCATCCTACGCGACCGCAAGCTCACAGTCTCTCGTATTGCGACGCTCAGCAGTTGGGCGGAGGACCATGCCGCTCGCTACATTGAGGACCCGACCAATACCCAGGTCATCATCCTCACCCAGCTAGACGAGACTTTTTCGGACCCCACACTCTCCTATCAAAATAAGATCAAGATCGGCCTGAATACGTTAATTCGTACCTTCTCAGAACTGGTGATCGGCGTCTCCCCGACCAAGCTCTCGATCCTCAATATGAATCTTTCGGACTCGGTCTACACCCGTCAGCAGATGGACCGCTTCGTCCTGAATTCGCTCATCCCCAAGGTCTTCGTCCCCATTCTCCCGCTGCCTTTAAGCCGCTTTAAGCTGGAGGAGTACACCCCCCAGCAATCTCCCTACGCCCTGAGTCTGGTCACCCTGGGCCAGCAGATGGCTCAGACCCAACTGCTCCCCCCCGGAGCCCGACTGAGCGAAGTCATCAAGCGCCGCTCCCACCGCGATATTGTCAACGTCATTGTCAACGGGCGCACTGGAGTTTCCTATGGCTTCGTCGCCTACGCCGAGCCACCCCATTACGTTGGCCCCCAGCAGATCAGCGCCGAGGAATGGGAGAATCTCCAGCCCGTACAGGGCTACAATCGCCAGGAAGTGCGCCAAAACGCCTTGGGTAGACGCTACCTCACAGCCATGCAGGACGGGAGCAAAGTCTACCGACAGATCCCCGATATCTGGGTGGTCAGTTCTCGTTCTGGGGCCAATAAGACAGACCTACGCCTCGATCGCGACGTGCTGCGCCTCGGACTGACCGACCGGCTCGTCCTCCAAGTACCCGAGGGCTGTGACCCCACCCAGAGCGATATCAAACCTTCCTACGATATCTACGTCATGCTCGCCATCACCCTGGCGACTGCCCTCTACTTCCCGACACTAGCCCAAGCAGGCGTGCCCATCGTTCATTTCCACGGCTATCCCGATTTCAGTTGGTTCAAGGCCGATGAATACTACGTTGGGGTGGACAATCCGTCCGTGCCCTGCGGGACCTATGAATCTGGGGTCTTCAATTTTCTGGGGATCTACAACCTGAGCCAACAAGTAGAGCGCAACCTTGCGCTGGTCAGCCTCATTGAACCCGACCATGGCACCAATATCGTTGCCTGCACCCCAGAATATCTGGTGGAACGGCTCAAGTCTGGGGTGATCGAGCGTCAGGTAGAGCTAGGCGGGAGACACTTCGCCTCCCTCAAAGACCACTGA
- a CDS encoding acyl carrier protein has protein sequence MEPDTQQVETAAAIQDWLVQNLAEQLGCDPATINVNESFENYGMDSAQALALIAKAEKVLGFRLSPLLIFHYPTITLLSERLAEDQQSTEVTETVDV, from the coding sequence ATGGAACCCGATACCCAACAGGTCGAGACCGCTGCTGCCATCCAGGATTGGTTGGTCCAGAATCTAGCCGAGCAGTTGGGCTGCGACCCCGCCACCATCAATGTCAACGAGTCCTTCGAGAACTATGGCATGGACTCCGCTCAGGCACTGGCGCTGATCGCCAAAGCCGAAAAAGTATTGGGCTTTCGCCTGTCACCGCTGTTGATCTTCCACTACCCAACGATCACCCTCCTCTCTGAGCGGTTGGCGGAAGACCAACAGAGCACAGAAGTCACCGAAACCGTTGACGTGTAA
- a CDS encoding PfaD family polyunsaturated fatty acid/polyketide biosynthesis protein: MTSVDTGHRGSDSRLHSFGPTHPQVWHGAPEQVAFDEQDIRAKLLNLNQPCFILRIEGRIGVANQGYLSDAEVRTKGSVEVLSALPPLVPRQLGDAQFMASHGVVYPYAAGAMANGIASEELVITLGKAKILSSFGAGGLSPNRIATAIHRIQQALPQGPYAFNLLHSPSDPALERGGVDLYLKHDVRTLEASAFLDLTPALVYYRAAGLSLEGGQPKVKNKVLAKISRREVATKFLQPAPPKILGQLLEQGLITELQANLAQRLPVADDITVEADSGGHTDNRPLVCLLPSILGLRDDMQAKYRYECPIRVGAAGGIGSPQSALAAFMMGAAYVVTGSINQSCLEAGASLHTKRLLAQAQMPDVMMAPASDMFELGVRVQVLKRGTFFPLRAQRLFDLYKNYDAIEALPHTEREQLEKQIFRRSLESVWEETVAFFTQRDPSQLTRAANNPKLKMALIFRWYLGLSSRWSNTGEQGREADYQIWCGPAMGAFNDWVQGTYLAQPEARRVVEVAHHLMTGAAYLYRIQHLRLQGILMPPSFCQYRPVPMETI, translated from the coding sequence ATGACCAGTGTTGATACCGGACATCGCGGCAGTGATAGCCGACTTCATTCCTTCGGCCCCACCCATCCTCAGGTCTGGCATGGCGCTCCTGAGCAGGTGGCTTTTGACGAGCAGGACATCCGGGCTAAACTCCTGAACCTAAATCAACCCTGCTTTATTCTGCGGATAGAGGGGCGGATTGGGGTCGCGAATCAAGGCTACCTGAGCGATGCTGAGGTGCGCACGAAGGGCTCCGTTGAGGTTTTGAGTGCCCTGCCGCCTCTCGTGCCACGACAGTTGGGCGACGCACAGTTTATGGCAAGCCATGGGGTGGTCTATCCCTACGCCGCCGGGGCGATGGCTAACGGTATTGCTTCAGAGGAATTGGTTATCACCTTGGGCAAAGCCAAGATCCTGAGTTCCTTTGGTGCAGGCGGGCTCTCACCCAACCGGATCGCCACTGCCATCCACCGCATCCAACAAGCCCTACCCCAAGGCCCCTACGCCTTTAACTTGCTCCACAGCCCCAGTGATCCAGCCCTGGAGCGCGGCGGAGTAGACCTATACCTCAAACATGACGTCAGGACCTTGGAAGCCTCGGCCTTCTTAGATCTTACGCCCGCTCTTGTCTACTATCGGGCCGCCGGACTGAGCCTGGAAGGGGGACAACCTAAAGTCAAAAATAAAGTCCTCGCCAAAATCTCACGCCGCGAGGTGGCGACTAAGTTTTTACAACCCGCACCTCCTAAGATCCTGGGGCAACTGCTGGAGCAGGGACTCATTACCGAACTCCAGGCGAATTTGGCCCAACGCCTGCCCGTGGCGGACGACATCACCGTAGAAGCGGACTCAGGAGGGCACACCGACAACCGACCGTTGGTCTGTCTATTGCCTTCGATCCTCGGCCTACGCGATGACATGCAGGCCAAGTACCGCTATGAATGTCCGATCCGGGTCGGGGCTGCCGGGGGCATCGGATCGCCACAGTCCGCCTTAGCCGCCTTTATGATGGGTGCTGCCTACGTGGTGACCGGCTCTATCAATCAGTCTTGCCTCGAAGCCGGGGCCTCTTTGCATACCAAGCGTCTGCTCGCTCAGGCACAGATGCCCGATGTGATGATGGCCCCAGCCTCCGACATGTTCGAGTTGGGGGTACGGGTACAGGTGCTCAAGCGGGGTACGTTCTTCCCGTTGCGGGCGCAAAGGCTGTTTGACCTCTACAAAAATTACGACGCGATAGAGGCCCTTCCACACACAGAGCGCGAGCAGCTCGAGAAACAGATCTTTCGCCGCAGTCTGGAATCTGTATGGGAAGAGACCGTGGCCTTTTTCACCCAGCGCGATCCGTCCCAACTCACCCGAGCTGCCAACAATCCCAAGCTCAAGATGGCGCTGATTTTCCGGTGGTACTTAGGGCTTTCGTCTCGCTGGTCCAACACTGGAGAACAAGGGCGAGAAGCCGACTATCAGATCTGGTGCGGTCCGGCGATGGGGGCTTTTAATGACTGGGTCCAGGGGACCTATTTAGCCCAGCCTGAGGCCCGCCGGGTAGTCGAGGTCGCCCATCATCTCATGACCGGAGCAGCTTATCTCTATCGGATCCAGCACCTGCGGCTCCAGGGCATCCTCATGCCCCCGAGCTTCTGTCAGTACCGCCCTGTTCCTATGGAGACGATTTGA